In one window of Gemmatimonadota bacterium DNA:
- the pyrR gene encoding bifunctional pyr operon transcriptional regulator/uracil phosphoribosyltransferase PyrR, whose protein sequence is MPSRSILLDDRAIARALTRMASEIVERCHGTADVVLVGIQRRGVELAQRLSRLVEGQEGRPLPCGKLDITLYRDDLQAIGPRPVIGETDLPFDLDGRSVVIVDDVLYTGRTIRAAMDELADFGRPRRILLCVLLDRGGRELPIQPDVVGVRQEVGPGDRVDVLVQELDGRDAVELVRAGR, encoded by the coding sequence ATGCCCTCCCGCTCGATTCTTCTCGACGACCGGGCAATCGCCCGGGCGCTCACCCGCATGGCCTCCGAAATCGTGGAACGCTGCCACGGCACCGCCGACGTGGTGCTGGTCGGCATCCAGCGCCGCGGCGTCGAACTCGCCCAGCGGCTGTCCCGGCTGGTCGAGGGACAGGAAGGCCGGCCGCTGCCCTGCGGCAAGCTCGACATCACCCTCTACCGCGACGACCTGCAGGCCATCGGGCCGCGCCCCGTCATCGGCGAGACCGACCTGCCGTTCGACCTCGATGGCCGCTCGGTGGTCATCGTCGACGACGTGCTCTACACCGGCCGGACCATCCGCGCCGCCATGGACGAGCTGGCCGACTTCGGGCGCCCGCGGCGGATCCTGCTCTGCGTCCTCCTCGACCGGGGTGGCCGGGAGCTGCCCATCCAGCCCGACGTGGTCGGGGTGCGGCAGGAGGTCGGTCCCGGCGACCGGGTGGACGTGCTGGTGCAGGAGCTGGATGGCCGCGACGCGGTGGAGCTGGTGAGGGCCGGCCGATGA